The sequence below is a genomic window from Chaetodon trifascialis isolate fChaTrf1 chromosome 18, fChaTrf1.hap1, whole genome shotgun sequence.
TGGAAAGTGACATTTTAAACATGTCAGCATGTCATGGGGGTTTGTCAGCAGCTCCGTTTACTCTATCCCTTTTCTAATATAGTTTTataatcatcacattttttgGTTCTATCAAAGCAGTATGGCTACCAGTTATTTGATTACTTACTGATTATATGGTCCTGGTCCACAGCACCACAGTGACCTACAAGGCCAAAAAATCAACAGTTATTTAAAGGCGTGTGGTGTACACATCTTTGAGATGTAACATTGTGTTACATTGTAATGCAATatgcttttaattgtttttctttcttttactttgaaaagcagcacaaatacaCCAAATACTGGAGATCCATTCAAGCTAGATCATCGTGGCTTATTCTGCCACCTTGCATTTAATATTGCACTTGCTGACATAGCTCATTTTATGTTTCAGGCCGAGGTGGACGTACTGTAGGTGGGGAAGGGGAATAGGTATGCCAGTcccagattttgtttttcagcgaGCTGCTCAAACTTGGTCAGCGTTGGCTCTGACAGATCGTCTACAGACCTGCCTGCATACAGAGCACAGAAACAAACGCCACACtgtaatgcatttttttaaatatacagtCTCAATTCACCCATGTAAAACAAGATTACCAGAACTACCACTTGGCTTTTAGATGTAAGATACCCAAAAAATAACTGTCACATGGATGAGGAACCCACCATAGAGTTTCATGGTGATCTTGCCCCGTTTCTGGTAGTACATGATCGCATAGGAGTCATAGTCCGTCTCCCCGATCACTATCTCGGTGTTTAGCTCAGGACGCGGTCCTGGTGGAGACAACAGGGAGCAGAGTTAGACAAAGGGATGCTGCGTTGCACTCTAATTTATCATGCTGAATAAGGACGTAAAAGAGGAGCTGACCTTTAAGTGTTAGCTGGCCTGGAGTTGGTGATAGATTGTAGACCTGTAATATCTCCCAACACTGGTGattactgagagagagacagcaaacattcagcaaaataaagtctctctctctgaagtcATAAAGTAGAATTGTAGCCTGTTTATTAGATGCAGTTTATATACTGTGTTTCACAATCTTAACCACATGCCTCAGGGTTGAACTAGAAAAGgaccaaaaaaacaacattttttttctctccttggGTTAAGTAGAATTTATGACCCCCAAAATCACAAGAAAAATATCACGCAACATCCCTCGAAAACAACAAGGCACACACCCTTTCAATTTAAATTTGGTCTTTTACTCCCTGTTGTCTCACAAAAGCCAGGTCAGGATGACCTAAAACGTTTCAAAATGATGAGGGAAAGCTGATGGATTTAACTGTTCTGACtccttcttcctgtttctgaggagtcacaaataaaatcaaacatgtGGTTGGAGCGTGAGGTCAGTGTGGCGTATTTGCCCCCTCTGCTGATAGTTACAGTGAGCTGCACATACACAGGCGGTGGCACTTACAGTCGTGTTTTTGTGCTAACAGACAGCGTTTGGTCAGAGGCAGAGGGACGGGTGAGGGTCATGACTGTCGGCTCCACTTTGGTGCCATGATTAATCAGGTAGGGGCATTTGGAGGCGGTGTTTAGCAAGTACCAGGTTCCTGTCATCTGCAATGAAGAGGCAGGatcaggcagacagagacagaaaaaataagcaAGAGGCTTTTGGCCTAATATCAGCAAAGCTTGGATTGATCCAGTGATTGACAAACATTTCATCCTATCAAATGATCCTGACCCTGTAAAGCCTCTCTGTTGTTCCAAAGGTAAATGAGCCCTAATTGAATATTTAATGTAACATCTGAAACTTTCTGAAAAAGGATGCATCTGTTTCAAATGTCCTGCTCTATTATCCGAATTCTATTTCACTGAAAATCCCCATTATTGCCTAAAACACCATATTGACACAATTACACAAGCATTTCTCCAGCCCCCACACTAATCCATCACAGAGCAGAATGTCAGTTCTCtataatgtttttctttttaggaTGGGTACGTGGATAGAAGTTTGCAAGTCTTGAAGTAGAGTTTAAATCTCAGTTGTTTTAGTATCTGTTCACATTTAACAATATGTTAGATAAGGACAAAGACCTGCTGCATTAGTCAGTGCACAAAATAGTCCTTGCTCCATAAAGCTAGTTTCTGTATGCTCTCACCAAAGCAACACTAGCTTTTGGCTACTTTGTTGGGACAATTAGTCACGTTCTCCATGgattatatcttgtttgtttgtgttattgtgaaaTTGTGGTTCAAACAAGTGAGAGACGTAATCGAACTGTCAGTGTGCAAAGGTGAAGTGACGGCAGAGTGCCTGGTGCTGTGGACACAGTCCTTTCTCTGTGTATTAAAATGAAACGTTCTCTCTTTTCCACGAATCTTTTCCCAGACTTGTCACAATTAATTTTGCATGGAAATTGAAAATGGacactctgcttctgtctgcttCTGTAGCTTGATTTAAAGGCACCAGTCGGAAACTTGAATagaaaaaactctttaaattAGAAAGaattatttggaaaaaaaagcacttaaTACACAGACATAATGAAAGATAATACACAGAGCTAAGCAGGCAtacagtgctgtgtgtgatctgtaactctgcctctccctccagtGTCTTACCCGCTGCATGTCTATGTTCTGTGCAGGTGGGGTCACATCAACAGGCTCAACCTTTGGCTTCTTAGGAGGTCGTCTTTGGGGTCGTGGTCGACTCTTAGCCCCCCCTACAGCCTCAGTGGAAccccacaaacacacgcacatcaCCGCCACCACTGCCAACATACATCGCCATACTCCAGCCATCCTAGCCCTGACAATAATGCACTGAGGTACAGTCTTCGTCTCCTATAGGATCCTGAGGTTCtcgtgttgttgttttttttctaatctaaACTCTTTCCCACTTCTTTCTGTGTTGGGGTTTCCgtcccctctgtctccagctgtcgTCTGCTATTCCAAATGTGCTTTACTCAACCTCgaacacacagacgcagatgAAATGCTTAAACAGACAGGGATCAGGAGACAAACAATGTGAAACACAGGATGGCCTGTCAGGTCAAATATTAACTCGGCTTCCTGGCAGAAATGAGGCCACACCGCAGCGCTGCGGTATGTGCAACTGAACTATGGGGGGCAGCCATAAATTCTCATTAATGACTGactttaaaatgttaataaactCTTCAGAGACATTGTTTCTTTGAGTGAGTGAAACGCTGCATTTATGTACCACACTGGAGTACCAGGGAGGAGGGCAGAcatacaaagtgcaggactgtgacaccagaatccagggttCACATCCAGTCCCCTCTCTGTGGCTAGGTTTAGGCAATAAAAGCACtttaaatgttattaaaaaATCTTGTCTCAAGTCACTGCTGGCTTTTATTGTATGAAAATAGCTGATATTGCCCCAGTATTTACCAACTGCTGTcagtgcctaaacataaccagAAAAAAAGTTTAACAATGCTGTGGTCACTATGAGTGGATAGCATATTGCAGGATTGTCTattttggcagaaaacacatgaaatacattgtcagtaaacatttcaaacaacatttcctcattatgttaatacAACTCGCAAGTCAGACCACATTAGATTTCcctcaaaatgtatttgctgttgctaattagttctatataaatgtaatttctaggagacgGGCCACAGTAAAGCAAAACCGTAGAttcacagaacaaagaaaatgtgcatttattgaCAAATTATCAGCCAAGTTTGCATGAGTCAATCAGTCAGTTTGATCTGTAAATGTGACACCaggtggaaaacaaacaaagcaatgtCATCACTTCTGGTGTTTCGTCATCTCTTCAGAAAAAGAGGTCTTTTTAATTCAGGCCCAGCGTGTTTGGACACTTTTGAGACATGCAGACAAATCAAACATCACAATGATGTtcaaaaacaattcattttttgTAGCATCAGTGAGTTAGCCACTATCTATCCAACTAAAGTTAGAGTTGCTCATCCAAACAAACTTCATTCGGTTAACATTCATCAAGGAAAACTAACCTATTGAACAAAAATTAGAAAACaatacacatatataaaaaaagttcTTTATTAAGTGATTGAGGTGACTAAAGGAGCTGATGGCCTTCAGGTTGGGTTTGTGTGAATCTTGTAATGTATGATCGGCAGATTTGTAGACTTTTCTCCAGTGCATATATCTGAAGAGACTGAGCTCAGTTCAGTGTCTTTCAGTTTGATAAACCACAGGAAGTCAATTTCCACCAAaattcaaacattaaaacaccTTGTGCCACACAAAGCCTCTCACTTCTAGACCTGTATCAGTCAAAACCATGGACTGAACTCTGCTCTGATTCTGGACCTTCACTTTGCCTCCTTTAAAGGACTGGcctgcaacaaaacacacaggaagtgtgttGGTATTGGCAAGTTCGTGTAATTCATCAGTTTTCCTCAGACTTGTCAGGTTTGTTGTTTCCTCTGGGTTTAAACATGAGCGCCACACTGTTGATACAGAACCGCTGACCTGTTGGGTCTGGTCCGTCATCAAATACATGACCCAGGTGGGCATCGCactgcatcaaacacacacaacccaagTCATAAGCCacccaaaaatacaaaaatgacaGTTGTATTTGAAGAAAGCGATGCATGAAATTCTGAAAATACTCATGTAACAATCCTAACTCTTCTGTGTAattaaacatacatacataaagcTGTATTAACTAGAACTACTATCAGCAAACATGAACTTTGGCTCCATAGCTCAGGACACTACTCACATTTTTACAAAGGACCTCTGTCCCCTCACTCCCCAGGCTGTTGTCAGGGCGACGAATAATGGAGGCGTGGCTTTCATCCCGCTCCCATGTCCCATGAGCCTCTTTGAATGCTGGCCAGCCTGTCCCAGAATCATACTTAACCTCTGAACTATCAGGAGAGGGAAGAACATTTCCTCCATGAGCATCTATTAATACacttctaaataaaatgtaacacagaaATAACGTGTGgaaatattcctttaatgcTTGGCGCAAACAGTTACCTGAAAAGTGGAGcctcacagcagacacagtggtACATCCCCACTTCTGAATGGTTAAGGTAGATCCCACTGAAGGGCTAAAACacccacaaatacacacagatacacagtattaagagcagaaacacaagacTACTGATCTCCATGTTATTCATTGTCATGAGTTTGTAAGTGCAAGACAATACAGTCCTCATTTTAGCAGGGCAGGCTGAGCTAATCAGCTCAACCATACAGTGATGACCAAAGTCCACCTGGAGCTGTGCTGTCTATGAGACAATATGTATGTCAGTCTGGTAGACTGAGACATTTGTTTGACACAAATCCCTGCACTCATGGGCACGCAGTAAGCAGTACTCACCACCTCGGTCCCTTTCTCCCTGGTGACTACATACTGTTCCGGGGTCAGTTTCTTTTGCCAGTCTGTAGTCTCGTCATATCGTGTGAGAGACCGCAggcctgcagagagcagaggtcACAGTGAGGAAGTCACAGAGGGGCTTCAATGTGCATGTGGAACCTAGCAGAAGAACATTTAATCCACTGTTCCTGATCAAGTAATCGATAGATAATGAAAACCATCAGCTATAGCAGGATGTTCAAAAACCTTTTCAGAGTAAAACCCACACTTCTAACCCTGAAGACTTTGGACACATTTAGATAGAGTGTGATCATTTACTAGAAGAGAGGGTAACATTTCAGGACAGAACAGTCAGAAAATAGGCTTATTATTTAATTATGACTCCTAAAGTAACTAAAATTCAGCTAATCCCAAATGTACTGAACTCTCCTGTCTTGACCACAGTCCATTTTGCACCAACAACAAAATGAAGCTGCCTGCTTCTTATTCGTAGCTTTCAGCAGATTTAAATGTCATAATATCCAACATCTGCAGCATGCTGGAGCATCAGGACTTTGCAGCCTGTGATACTACACGGGGCAGTGTAACTATACCCAAAGAACAAAGTGACGGTAAAGAAATCAAAGGTGCTCCCAGTACCTTGAGATGTGGATACGGGACGGACTGGGATCCTCCTCGGTAACGCCGCGGATGTGGGTGTTGCGCGTCGAGAAACGACGACGAAGAGACGAGCGACGAAACGAGACATGTTTGCAGCCACCGTGTCGGGTCTTGTCTAAAGTCAAGTGCACATATCAGCGGAAGTGCGCTCGCTGCGTCGGGTTCGTTCATGCCGCGGCGGGTTCACGCCGGTCCTCCCCCAGCTGATGCAGGCAGATTGCTGGGTGACCCGGTCAAAAATCATGCTTTCGTCTATATAGGTCAGAGTGGAGTGTTCTCCTGGCTTTTTATTGCCAGGCGATTTTAAAGAGCACCTTGCCATCAATGCGTAGCAGCTTAATGGCGAAGGGGGAGTCTAAATTGGGGTTTGGGGTCTGGTTGGTGAGGAATcctgtaaaatgttttcatgagtCCCAACAATGGTACAGTTTAATAATTCTAAATTAAAAGGCTtaatgagaaaaggaaaaaaaaaaaaaacagatacaTATTGGAGGAATTTTATTTAATGCTGAATAATCTCAAATAAATGTTCTGGAAATACAGTCTTTTCAATTATCTGACCTGGGTGGAGGCACAAACAACAGGTAAAGACCAGTTGCAGAAATTGACTGTGGTGCAACTGTCTGACCTTACCTGATATTTCTCTGTGGTGGCAACATTCTGAATCCTCTGTGGTGAGGAAGCTGCATTCATTGACAAAGagcattttttccttttggcTTGTACATACACCAAAAATCAGCTGACCATCTGGCTAATACCATATGGCTGCCCATACAGCAAATACATATACAATACGAATCAATAATCTAACGCACCTCAATGTCTGGTCACAACATATTCTACAGTATTTCTACACTACAGTGTTGGTTTATATAGTCTGGTACTGCACAGCAGCAGGGGTATTTGCTCTCAACAGGCTTCCAGGCTGGTGCATAAGGTCCACTATGTAGCGGCAGGGCTGTGAAGAACGCCCATTGCTGGAGGGATTCCCACCGAAGAGGAGTACCTCGTTCCAAGCCCGGTTGTACTCACCCCGAACAAGCGTGCAGCTCATACCAATGCAATCAACAAGACACTGCAAAGttaaagagaggagacaggctGGGGAATGATTACTTGGAAACGAGAGACGGATTGAATGAAGAGGGTCTGTGTGGTAGCCAGGTTGGTGGTACCTTGAAGAGAAGCGCCCTATGGCAGTAGATTCCCCTCCTGATCAAACCAATCGGGACAACATTTGACTGGAGCTGAAACTTGAGCTCGCTGAGGTGCAGCACCCATGGGAATTCGTGCAACTTCTCCATCTCCACTGCTCCGCCCATGGCATCACTCACAAGCCTTACACCCAAAATCAATGCACGCAAAACCCATTACAGTGCAGGAACTTTCCAAATTTGTGACATCCTGAAGTCTCACAATGATGTTTCTATTGTGTGTCAGCCATGTATCTGAATCTGCATAATGCTGTTATATGCCACATTTAATGAGTTGTCATTCTGgagatttgaaaaaaaaaaaaaaaaaaaaagagtgccATTCATTTAATATGACTTgatttccttctctctctgtggtggCATGCCTGCATACTGGCTACATGCTGACTGCACTGATTTCTTACCTGGCCAAGGCAGCATACTGCTCTCGTTCATCACTCTGTGGGAAGACGGATTCTTTGGCCTCTTTGACTAGAAGCTGCAATGAGACATCATCCATCATCTTCCACGGTTTCTCTGTAGGAGACTCAGGCCGGATctcatctttctgtttctcatcctctttcttcttcctgcaCAGGGAGATGTTAAATGAAGATGAAatcacagtcagtgttttaaaaaataggGAGGAATATAGATAGTGATTCTATAGGACTGGACTTAAAATTATACCAAAATAAGACACATTTAACAGCCTCAGAGAAAGTCTATagtattattttgtatttagaATTGGTTCATAAATTACCACTGATCTTTACAACAAATAAACCCAAGAATCCTAGTCTCACCTTGGTGTCCTGCGTTCTGCTTTACTGCTGGTGTCTGCTTCTGATGGGttgctctgcttctcctctggcacatccactgtctctctgccacagaaagacaataaaactgaacaCAGCACTCGTCTTCTGTTTtccccgtttttttttttgtatgtgttcaGTGTTGCCATATATACAACATTTAGCTGTAAGTTACTCTGCTTTATTAGTTCTTTTCTATCTTTCTTATCGTTCTTGTGTCTGAAATGGTTTGCCAGCATCCATGAGAGGAGCAAATGCATGTAACACTTGTAGAAAACCCATATGTGCACAATAATAAGTAATAACAATATAggtttaatttctgccacattattattatcatacaTATTTCAGATGAAAACTAGAAATTATGTACCAAGTGAGCAAATGTCTGCCAAcacaggacttttttttttaattgctgttCTATCTAAAGCCATTAttccaaacacattttcttcacctaaaaaaacaaacaaataagatCTGCAATCAAGTCTCTTCCTCTGTTATTTAAGAATCATGGCCAAAAAGATTGAAATAATACGCTTGCAAAATTTGTGGAGCTGCTTCACCATCATGTCTTACCAGTCTACCACATTCTTATGTTCCTGAGATATTCTGCAGAGAGACTGGAGCAAAAGCTGAACCATGATCAAAGTAAGTTACACAAGTTATATTTGGCACTGTGGAGATAGAGGAAGAAAACTTGAGTGAATTCTAGTAAGCGGCATTTTGCTTTGTAAACTGAAAAAGTTACTCTTGGATTACATGGATGGATTACATAACTCACTGCTTAAGGACgtctgagatgtgtgtgtgtgtgtgtgtgtgtgtgtgtgtgtgtgtgtgtgtgtgtgtgtgtgtgtgtgtgtgtgtgtgtgtgtgtgtgtgtgtgtgtgtgtgtgtgtgtgtgtgtgtgcgtgcgcacatgCCGAAGTGGGGACAATGGAGTGGACCTGAGGTACCCTGAGGGGGTACTGCCCTCTTTGCAAATGTTAATTCATCAAAATGCTGAAAGCTTGTGGGAGCGTTAGTGTATGGCTGCATTTACAGCCTAAATACAtacagtgtgttgttttatagtgtgtgtgcctctcagTCAACATGCATGTGAATTATGTGCAGGCATCTTCGGCTGAATCTTgatgcgtgtgcgtgcatgtgcactTGTTCGTGGTTGTGCGCATAAGTCCATTAGTCTGAACACAAAGGCTCTTTTACTCTGAGTGTGTTGCCATCTTCAGAAAATGGGATCGTTTACTCTGTGAGGCCACGCTAACGGGGCACACTGAAGGCAGcggggagaaggagaaaagggaagagaagagaagagagaaaagtgaagcACTGGATTGGAGCAGGGAAGGGGAGGGTGATAGTAATCTAACCACCACAATAA
It includes:
- the c8g gene encoding complement component C8 gamma chain; protein product: MAGVWRCMLAVVAVMCVCLWGSTEAVGGAKSRPRPQRRPPKKPKVEPVDVTPPAQNIDMQRMTGTWYLLNTASKCPYLINHGTKVEPTVMTLTRPSASDQTLSVSTKTRLNHQCWEILQVYNLSPTPGQLTLKGPRPELNTEIVIGETDYDSYAIMYYQKRGKITMKLYGRSVDDLSEPTLTKFEQLAEKQNLGLAYLFPFPTYSHCGAVDQDHIINCVPTC
- the msrb2 gene encoding methionine-R-sulfoxide reductase B2, mitochondrial — protein: MSRFVARLFVVVSRRATPTSAALPRRIPVRPVSTSQGLRSLTRYDETTDWQKKLTPEQYVVTREKGTEVPFSGIYLNHSEVGMYHCVCCEAPLFSSEVKYDSGTGWPAFKEAHGTWERDESHASIIRRPDNSLGSEGTEVLCKNCDAHLGHVFDDGPDPTGQRFCINSVALMFKPRGNNKPDKSEEN